The DNA region GCATGCAAGTCGAGCGGTAGCTCCTATTGGTTAAAGCCGATAGGAGTGAGAGCGGCGCACGGGTGAGTAACACGTAGGTAACCTACCCCAGAGAGGGGGATAACACCTCGAAAGGGGTGCTAAACCCCCATATACTTACCGAGCGAGATGCTCAGGTAAGGAAAGGGTATAGAGGGGTAACCCTCTATGCTGCTCTGGGATGGGCCTGCGGCCTATCAGCTAGTTGGTGGGGTAAAGGCCCACCAAGGCTAAGACGGGTAGCCGGCCTGAGAGGGTGGTCGGCCACACTGGGACTGAGACACGGCCCAGACTCCTACGGGAGGCAGCAGCCGGGAATCTTCCGCAATGGGGGAAACCCTGACGGAGCGACGCCGCGTGAGGGAAGAAGCCCTTCGGGGTGTAAACCTCTTTTCTCGGGGAAGAAGGCATGACGGTACCCGAGGAAAAAGCCCCGGCTAACTACGTGCCAGCAGCCGCGGTAAGACGTAGGGGGCGAGCGTTGTCCGGATTTACTGGGCGTAAAGGGCGTGTAGGCGGCTTAGCAAGTCAGATGTGGAAGCCCCGGGCTCAACTCGGGGAGGACATCTGATACTGCTAAGCTAGAGGGCAGGAGAGGAGAGCGGAACTTCCGGTGTAGCGGTGAAATGCGTAGATATCGGAAGGAACGCCGGTGGCGAAGGCGGCTCTCTGGACTGTCCCTGACGCTGAGGCGCGAAAGCTAGGGGAGCGAACGGGATTAGATACCCCGGTAGTCCTAGCCGTAAACGATGGGCACTAGGTGTGGGGAGTTAGACTCTCCGTGCTGCAGCTAACGCGATAAGTGCCCCGCCTGGGGAGTACGGCCGCAAGGCTAAAACTCAAAGGAATTGACGGGGGCCCGCACAAGCGGTGGAGCGCGTGGTTTAATTCGATGCTAAGCGAAGAACCTTACCAGGGCTTGACATGCAGGCTGTAAGCTCACCCGAAAGGGTGAGTGCCAAATAGGAGGTTTCTCCTATTTGGAGTCTGCACAGGTGGTGCATGGCTGTCGTCAGCTCGTGTCGTGAGATGTTGGGTTAAGTCCCGCAACGAGCGCAACCCCTGCCCTTAGTTGCCAGCGGGTAAAGCCGGGCACTCTAAGGGGACTGCCGGCGAAGAGCCGGAGGAAGGTGGGGATGACGTCAAGTCAGTATGCCCCTTATGCCCTGGGCTACACACGCGCTACAATGGGTGGTACAGAGGGGAGCGAAGCCGCGAGGCGGAGCGAATCCCTAAAGCCACCCCCAGTTCAGATCGCAGGCTGCAACTCGCCTGCGTGAAGGCGGAATCGCTAGTAACCGCAGATCAGCCACGCTGCGGTGAATACGTTCTCGGGCCTTGTACACACCGCCCGTCACACCACGAGAGTCCGCAACACCCGAAGTCAGGCGAAGAGCCTGCCGAAGGTGGGGCGGATGATTGGGGTGAAGTCGTAACAAGGTAGCCGTACCGGAAGGTGCGGCTGGATCACCTCCTTTCTTACGGAGAGAGATAGGAGCTTTCCTTTCTTCTCCCTTCTTCCTCTCCTCCCTGAATTTTTGTTTTGCACCTTAGAAAATTAAAGATAAGGGGAAAAGAGATCCAAGAGGGATGATACAGTAATCAGCCGGGCGTCAAAGTAGAAAGGGCGTACGGTGGATGCCTAGGCACCAAGGGCCGAAGAAGGACGCGGCAGGCGGCGAAACGCCCCGGGGAGCTGCGAGCAAGCTGTGATCCGGGGGTATCCGAATGGGGAAACCCACTCCGGGTAATGCCGGAGTATCCCTAAGGGGAAACTCTTAGGGAGGGGAACCAGGGGAACTGAAACATCTTAGTACCCTGAGGAAAAGAAAGAGAAATTCGATTCCCTGAGTAGTGGTGAGCGAAAGGGGAGGAGCCTAAACCTGTGTGGTGTAGAAGCTCGCGGGCGTTGCCACACAGGGGTAGAGGGATAAGGTCGGGGAAAGCCGCGACTTTCCCGTAGGCGATGTACACATAGCCGAATGGTCTGGGAAGGCCAGCCAGAGAGGGTGAGAGCCCCGTAGGCGAAATGTGTACTAAGCCTATGGACCTTACTCCCGAGTAGCGTGGGACACGGGGAATCCTGCGCGAATCTGGGCGGACCACCGCCTAAGGCTAAATACCCTTGGTGACCGATAGCGCATAGTACCGTGAGGGAAAGGTGAAAAGAACCCCGGAGAGGGGAGTGAAATAGAACCTGAAACCGTACGTCCACAAGGAGTAGGAGAGCGATGCTCAAAGAAGGTTAAACACCTTCTTTGAGCTGGCTCGACTGCGTGCCTGTTGAAGAATGAGCCGGCGAGTTGATGCGTGTGGCGAGGTTAAGGGAGTGGAGTCCCGGAGCCGAAGTGAAAGCGAGCCTGAATAGGGCGCTAAGTCACACGCATCAGACCCGAAACCAGGCGAGCTACCCATGGCCAGGATGAAGCGGGGTTAACCCCCCGTGGAGGTCCGAACCCGTTAGCAGTGAAAAGCTATGGGATGAGCTGTGGGTAGGAGTGAAAAGCTAATCGAGCCTGGAGATAGCTGGTTCTCCCCGAAATAGCTTTAGGGCTAGCCTCAGCCGAAGAAGCTCAGGGAGGTAGAGCACTGGTTGGGCGAGGGGCGGGGATCCGCTGCCGAGTCCAGTCAAACTCCGAATGCCCTGAGTGGATGGCTGGGAGTCGGACTGTGGGGGATAAGCTCCATAGTCGAGAGGGGAACAGCCCAGATCAACAGCTAAGGTCCCAAAGTCCGGGCTAAGTGGTAAAGGAGGTAGCTTGGCGAAGACAGTCAGGATGTTGGCTTAGAAGCAGCCATCATTCAAAGAGTGCGTAATAGCTCACTGATCGAGCCAAGCTGCGCCGAAAATACACGGGGCTAAAGCCCGGCACCGAAGCTTTGGGTTCTACCTATCTTCGGGTAGGTAGGGCGGTAGGGGAGCGTTCCGCTGTAGGGAGAAGGCGGACCGGAAGGACCGCTGGACGAGGCGGAAGTGAGAATGCCGGCATGAGTAGCGAAAAGGAGGGTGAGAATCCCTCCCACCGAAAGCCCGAGGTTTCCTGGGTAAAGCTCGTCTTCCCAGGGTTAGGCGGGAGCTAAGCCGAGGCCGAAAGGCGTAGGTGATGCACAGCCGGTTAATATTCCGGCCCCACCTACTGACCGTTATTACCGAAGGAGGGACGCAGGAGGGTAGGTGCGCCTGGTGGTGACATACCAGGTCCAAGCCCCAAGGGAGGGAGTGTAGGCAAATCCGCACTCCTGTTGAACTGAGGGGTGATGGGGAGTCCTCGAGAGAGGGCGAAGGCATCGAGCTCACACTGCCGAGAAAAGCTCCTAGGGAGGTCAGTGGGTGCCCGTACCGCAAACCGACACAGGTGGGCGAGGTGAAGATCCAAAGGTGCGCGGGATAACCCTCGTTAAGGAACTCGGCAAAATGGCCCCGTACGTTCGCAAGAAGGGGTGCCCGAGTAAGGTGAATAGCCTGAAAGGGCCGCAGTGAAGTGGCTCTGGGGACTGTTTACCAAAAACACAGGTCTCTGCTAAGGCGTAGAAGCCGATGTATAGGGGCTGAGGCCTGCCCGGTGCTGGAAGGTTAAGGGGAAGGGTTAGGGTGAAGAACCCGAAGCCCTGAACCGAAGCCCCAGTGAACGGCGGCCGTAACTATAACGGTCCTAAGGTAGCGAAATTCCTTGTCGGGTAAGTTCCGACCCGCATGAAAGGCATAACCACTGGAGCGCTGTCTCAACGAGGGGCCCGGTGAAATTAGAGTGTCCGTGAAGATACGGACTACCCGTGGCAGGACGGAAAGACCCCGTGAAGCTTTACTGTAGCCTGGCATTGAACTCTGGCACTGCATGTAGAGGATAGGTGGGAGGCAGAGAAGCGGGGGCGCCAGCCTCCGTGGAGCCGCCGGTGGAATACCACCCTTGTGGTGTTGGGGTTCTAACCCCAAAAGAAGAGCCTTTTGGGGGACAGTGCTTGGTGGGCAGTTTGACTGGGGCGGTCGCCTCCTAAAGGGTAACGGAGGCGCCCAAAGGTAGGCTTGGCACGGTTAGAAATCGTGCCTGAAGTGTAAGGGCGTTAAGCCTGCCTGACTGTGAGGCCGACGGGCCGAGCAGAGACGAAAGTCGGGCCTAGTGATCCGGTGGTCCCGAGTGGAAGGGCCATCGCTCAACGGATAAAAGTTACTCCGGGGATAACAGGCTGATCTCGCCCGAGAGTCCACATCGACGGCGAGGTTTGGCACCTCGATGTCGGCTCACCGCATCCTGGGGCTGGAGAAGGTCCCAAGGGTTGGGCTGTTCGCCCATTAAAGCGGTACGTGAGCTGGGTTCAGAACGTCGTGAGACAGTTCGGTCCCTATCCGCCACGGGCGAAGGAAACTTGAGGGGAACTGCTCCTAGTACGAGAGGACCGGAGCAGGCGGACCTCTGGTGTACCAGTTGTGCCGTCAGGTGCAGGAGCTGGGTAGCCAAGTCCGTACGGGATAAGCGCTGAAAGCATCTAAGCGCGAAGCCCACCCCAAGATAAGGTTTCCCACGGGGGAAGCCCGGTAAGGCACCTCCGAGAAGAGGAGGTAGATAGGCCGGAGGTGGAAGCGCAGCAATGCGTGGAGCCGACCGGTACTAATATGCCGAGGCTTTGACGCCTGGCTGGTTACTGTATGATTCTTCTTGGGAGTTATGGAAGAAGGAGAGGGAGGAAGGCTACTGGTGATTAGAGCGGAGGGGAAACGCCCGTTCCCATTCCGAACACGGAAGCTAAGCCCTCCAGCGCCGATGGTACTACCCTGGCGACGGGGTGGGAGAGTAGGTCATCGCCAGAGAGCCTTCCTCCCTTTTTTTGTTACTTCATCTCATGAGGGTAAGGTACTCTGGGATGTCTAACTTCTATTAAGGTCTTAATGAAGCTTTGGGATATCTTTTCTAACTCTTCAAGAGTAAGTCTACTGTTTTCTAATTGTCCATCATTTAGTTTTTCTCTTATTACATCTCTAACTACTTTTTCAATGTTTTCAGGGGTAATATTTTTAAGGCTTCTTGTTGCAGCTTCAACACTATCCGCTAACATTACAATTGCAGCTTCTTTTGATTTCGGTTTAGGCCCTGGATATCTGAAATCTAATTCAGGCACTAGTTGATTTGGGTTTAATTGTTTTTGTTTCATGTAAAAGTACGAAAGTAGACTGGTTCCGTGATGTTGTTCCACGATATCTATGATGTTTTTAGGAAATTTGTGTTTATTTAGTATTTCTGCTCCATCCTTGGGATGAGATTTAATTATGATGGCACTGAGATAGGGGGAAAGGTCATCATGAGGATTCTTTTGATTAGGTAGGAGATTTTCAATAAAATATTGTGGCCTTTTCATTTTACCAATATCGTGGTATAAAGAAGCAATTCTTACAATTTTCTGACTTGCTCCAGACGCTTCTGCGGCTCTTTCGGCAAGATTTCCCACAATTAAGCTATGATAGTATGTTCCAGGTGCCTCCATAATTAATTCTCTTAATAATGGATGATTGGGATTTGTTAATTCGAATAACTTTAATGGACTTGCAAGTCGGAATAGATCCTCTATTATAGGAATAAGTCCTATGGCGAGAATACCAGAGATTATGGGATTTATTACGCTATAAATTGAATCAGAAAGATTTATATATACTTCTTGATAGGCATACTTGATGAGTAGAATTGCAAAAATTCTCAGGAAGGTTAATACAAAAGAGGTTTTAAGATAGGTTACTCTATCTTCTAACCTTCGTAGTCCTCTATAAATAAAAACAAAATCAAAAATCAAAAGAATAGGTATTATAAACGATCTTAGAAAGATTGAAGATAGTAGTATCAGAGAAAGACTAAGAATTGCATAATCGGGGAAGTCTGTTAGGCTCAATACTATAAAGAGGAGAGTGTTTATAGGTGCAAGATATATGGAATAAAAGGAGAAAACTTTTGAAATGATTAACCCAGATAAGAATATGGTATTTATAAAAAGAAAGATGTTTAAGTCTTTTACATTTACTTGTCCAAAGTAGAATATAAGAGCAATTAGAGATAGATGGAGAAAGGCGGTAAGTAAAAATAAGCTTAGAAATCTTAAGATGTTTTTAGGGGATAAAGTATATCCTAAAGCTTCTAATATTTGAAACTTTTCTTTAGTTACTTTTTCACCCTTTTTTAAGATTATTTCTCCTTTCGAAATTATCCTTTCGATAGGTTTTATTGACTTTATAAGTTCTGCTTTTTTATTTTCCGTTTCTTTAATATCTATGAACATATTTGGAACAATAAGGGTATCACTCAATTTTTTACTTATATCTTGAGGAAGCCTTAACTCATAGACCAAGAATCTAATAAATTCTTGTTTCTTAGTACCTATTTCTTCCTCTTTAATTCCTTTTGAATAATTTTCAATAATCCAACTTTCAATTTTTTTTCGAAGGGTATTTACCGTAGATAACTGTAATCTAGAGATGTAGCTATAAACTTCTGGATGTTCAGAGTTTTGAGAGAAAAGTTCTGAGAGTTTTGATAACATTTTTATAGTGATATTTTGATCCACAGTATATATGGGTTTAAATTGAGAAAGTAACAAATTTTTAATTCTTTCAGTTTCGGTTTCGTCTCTATATATCACTGTTCTTAGAGCTATGATATCTTTAGGGGCTATGTTATTGATTTTCAATGGAGGAATAAAAATAAAATCAAGGGTTAATACTAATAGGTCCCCTAAAAGGAATAAAACCAGGATTAATAAAAGATTATGTTTGAGATTTTTGCTTATTTCTGTTTTGAATTTTTTAAAATACTTATATAAGTTTTTATAGTCAGTAAACTCTTTTTTCATGATGTTAAATATTTTATCATTTATTGACCTCTTTTTCACTATAATATATAATAAACTTGGCTTTGGGGAGTAGCCAAGCTGGTAAGGCAGCGGACTTTGGATCCGCCATTCGCTGGTTCGAATCCAGCCTCCCCAGCCAATTTTTTATTATCCCTTTTAATGTTTATGAATGATTTTAAGGCTATTATTTTGGCTGCTGGTCAAGGTAAAAGGATGAAGACTGATTTACCTAAGGTTCTTCATCCCCTCTATGAAAACACCCTTTTAGAATTTCTACTCGAAACAGTAAAAACTGTCTTTGAAAAGGAATATATTTTGGTGGTAAGTCCAAAGGTAAGGACTTACTTAAATTCTATATCGGAGGAGAACGTCGTAATTCAAGATGTCCCTTTAGGAACAGGAGACGCTGTAAAAAGGTTAGAAAATTGGTTAGACGCTTATGAAGGAGATGTATTGATACTTCCAGGAGATATGCCTCTTATTAAAAGTGAAACCTTAATAAAAATTTGTAATGTACATAGAGAAAACAATAATATTTGTACCTTGGTTACAACTTTTTTAGATAATCCTTGTGGATATGGGAGAGTAGTAAGGGATAAGAGTGGAGAGGTTTTGAAGATTGTTGAGGAAAAAGATGCTACGGAAGAAGAGAAAAAAATTAAAGAAATAAATACATCGGTCTATGCTTTTAAATGGAGAGAACTAAGAGAGGTTTTACAACTTTTGAAAAACGATAATGCTCAAGGAGAATTTTACCTCACCGATGTGATAGAAATCTTTAATAAAAGGAATTTAAAGATTGGTACGGTAGTTGTCGATCCTGTTGAAGTTTTAGGCGCAAATACTCAGGAAGAGTTAAGCACTTTAAGAAAGATATTGAAGGAAAGAATAAATAAAATTAATATGAATAATGGAGTGATAATTATAGATCCGGATACAGTTATTATTGGACATAAGGTCTCAATTGAAAAAGATGTTATAATACAGCCTGAAGTTTTTATATTAGGAAATTATGTAA from Dictyoglomus turgidum DSM 6724 includes:
- a CDS encoding NTP transferase domain-containing protein; the encoded protein is MNDFKAIILAAGQGKRMKTDLPKVLHPLYENTLLEFLLETVKTVFEKEYILVVSPKVRTYLNSISEENVVIQDVPLGTGDAVKRLENWLDAYEGDVLILPGDMPLIKSETLIKICNVHRENNNICTLVTTFLDNPCGYGRVVRDKSGEVLKIVEEKDATEEEKKIKEINTSVYAFKWRELREVLQLLKNDNAQGEFYLTDVIEIFNKRNLKIGTVVVDPVEVLGANTQEELSTLRKILKERINKINMNNGVIIIDPDTVIIGHKVSIEKDVIIQPEVFILGNYVIKKNSYIGPLSYINSKTE
- a CDS encoding HD family phosphohydrolase, whose translation is MKKEFTDYKNLYKYFKKFKTEISKNLKHNLLLILVLFLLGDLLVLTLDFIFIPPLKINNIAPKDIIALRTVIYRDETETERIKNLLLSQFKPIYTVDQNITIKMLSKLSELFSQNSEHPEVYSYISRLQLSTVNTLRKKIESWIIENYSKGIKEEEIGTKKQEFIRFLVYELRLPQDISKKLSDTLIVPNMFIDIKETENKKAELIKSIKPIERIISKGEIILKKGEKVTKEKFQILEALGYTLSPKNILRFLSLFLLTAFLHLSLIALIFYFGQVNVKDLNIFLFINTIFLSGLIISKVFSFYSIYLAPINTLLFIVLSLTDFPDYAILSLSLILLSSIFLRSFIIPILLIFDFVFIYRGLRRLEDRVTYLKTSFVLTFLRIFAILLIKYAYQEVYINLSDSIYSVINPIISGILAIGLIPIIEDLFRLASPLKLFELTNPNHPLLRELIMEAPGTYYHSLIVGNLAERAAEASGASQKIVRIASLYHDIGKMKRPQYFIENLLPNQKNPHDDLSPYLSAIIIKSHPKDGAEILNKHKFPKNIIDIVEQHHGTSLLSYFYMKQKQLNPNQLVPELDFRYPGPKPKSKEAAIVMLADSVEAATRSLKNITPENIEKVVRDVIREKLNDGQLENSRLTLEELEKISQSFIKTLIEVRHPRVPYPHEMK